The genomic interval TCCAGGAGTTCAGCGGGTCGAGTATTTGCGACCTGGGAGTGCGGGAGAGATCATAGCCGATGTAATCCGGACCAATTGCGCCACAGTTTATAACCCGAAAGCGACAATATCGATGATCCAAGGACCACGACAGTGCTTGCTCGATAGGCTTAACCTGCCGCTGGCCAATCCTGGGTTACATTCTGCGAGATCCCCCGGACTCTTGGAGCCTGGCCTGAAGCAAGAGAGCATAGAAATCGCTCAGATGCCATGAAGAATCAGACCATATGCATATAATTCTCAGCCCATCACCAGAGAAGTCAAACACTGAGCGGAAAGTCGAAGAAGTCGAAGAATCCATCGATGTAATTCTTCAAAGTCTGCTGAAGAATGCAAAAGTAAGACATTTCAGTCAGCGCCCACCTGAGATGAACCGAGTAAGGTTAGATCCCCTGTGCAGCGCCTGACGGACTAGACCCTATGACTATTTATGGGCTCCGCGCCCGTGCTTTGCGTCGTCCGTGCCGAGCGGCGTCCCCCGGATTCCGGCAAGGACTTCCACACTTTAACGGACGCAAGTTTTACTCACAGTGATGTTCAATCTAGTTGCTGGCTTTCATTGGCGGGAATACATGAGAGATCTGGAGGTTGGTCTTCGTTGTATTGTCCCTTCGATCAAGCCATCAACTCGATGCTCCTCGAAGCAAATGCTAAATACTGCGTACAGCTTTTTGAGTTTGGAGTTGTGTTCGGGGCCATAGTGCTTTCAAGATGCCTACGCTACAAGCGTCACCACCCCCCACCATCTCCATTCCCGCAAAAAGCTCGACCCAGTCCTTCAGTCTTTCTTGTAGAAACCATTCCAAGTCCCAAGACTGGTAAGCAACCAAATCCTCATCGCCATTCCATAGGTATATATTCGCTTCGATTAAGCTCTCGACCGTTTCGCCACCGTGACTTAACACCATGGCTTGTATTGGATTGACTTGGTAAACTTCGCCTTCAAAGTCGTCAAGCTTCTTCCGCTGTGAGAGCGTTTGAGGCTGTAGGAGATATCCATTTATGTATGAACCGTGCTCCCTAAAGGCGCATGGATAATCACAGCCGTGTAATGAGTAACGTGCGACGTTTTCCACTTTCGCGGTCCGAATGAGGGCCGATATCTCCTTAACTTGAGTAGCGTCACCAGTCAGAACCCAAGCGAGTAGTGGTAGGGCGCATAAGGTACCATAGAGGAACACAGGTCTTGGGACTGTTTCCATGATCAAGCGGAGTCGTACTGCAGTTGGAGCCCCAGCGGTCGCGGTGGTAATAAAGGTGTATGTTTGAGATTTCGAGCCATGCCAGGCAGGTGTAATGCGATGCGTCCGAAGTCCACCGTGGTTAACACCCAGATTGATGACAATTTTGACGTGGAATTCTCATGAAAGCTGTGCGAAAGATTGAATGAAGTGGAAAATGGTTTTTTTCTTGTGTTTTAGAGAGAAGTACTGGCCGTTTCATGGTCTCTACTCTTTGCTATTTTCCCTCAGTTCTAAGGACCTTGATGTCAAGGAAGGTTCCATCGGGGTTCAGCTAACAACTTCGAAATAACTACTCCCACAATTGAAGTGGATGACACAATAAGTCGTCGGCAATACATCTAGAATCCCCTATGCTTCTTCAATGAAGACTtcgatattatagtaagAATACACTGAGGCAAACGTTGGCCTCGAGGAGTACCAATGACAGAGATTATGGCGACGACAAGAAATCTCGGGAAGCGTTGAACCGTAAAATATTCTGTCGTTCACTTACTGTCCTTTGGGGGCTTAAACCAGTATTCTTACTTTCACGACCGACTTGGTGGTGTTTATCATGAGTTGGGATACTGTATTGCACTCTCAGAAGACGATGGCTGTGCGAAGGCGCACCTGAAGATTGAAGACTGATCGGGAGATAAACATCACGGAAGAAGTGGCCGTAGTGCTTTCAACTCAGTTCAAGCAACGAAAACGATGAAACAAACGGCTACAGTTCTATTGACTGCTCGAGACCCGAGACACCATGACAAAACTTTGACACTAATTAGCATAGCATTGAGCCTTATATGAGACAGTGACACTTGAATTGGAGAAGGACATGCAACAAAAAAGTCTGAACAGACCCCATCCACCACGGCTGATCTTGACTCTCCTGGCTATCCATGCACATTCGACCCGAGTTGCACCCGCCTTGCGCCGATCATTACTAGGTACCCTGTCATGTTTAGTCCAAAAGACGAAGAATCTTGACCCGAACGCCTTTCTTGTCATCCCGAGGCTCGCCCAGGAAGCAGTCACGGTAGTGGTCAATATCCCTTTCTCTGATTACATCGTATAACTCCAGATCAAATCGACGCAGAACTTTTGCAAGCGCAACGTACATCTCTGCCCAAGCAAGACTTGGCGGCGCATGATAGTTAGTAGATGCCTGCTTGAATTTGCTGTTGCAGTGAGGAATTGACGCACTTGAGTCCAATGCAATTGCGGTGTCCGCGCCCAAAAGGGAAGAAGCATTTCGTGCTCTGGGCGTAAAGAGGGTGAGAATCGAGCCATCTCTCGGGATCAAACATTCTAGGGTCTGGAAAGGCCTTCGAGTCCATCATCAGATCGGCGAATGTCATGCCGATTGGCGTCTTCCGAACCAGGTAGGTCAGTAAACACTCAACCAACTCTGCCAGGGCGACTTGAAACCAAATCACTTGAACAATTGATGATTGATCTTACGTTTATTGGGATGACCCAATCTCGGTATTTGAGACATTCCGTAGGTGCTTGCAGCACAACTCTCATGGTAATAAGCGCGGAGATCCGAAGTGACTCTTTGATGACAGCGGTCTTATCAGCACGTCGACATTAGTAAGTTGACCTTGGATCAAAGATAGATAACTCGCATCAGGTTGATGCACTCACGGTCCACGGCAAGTTTTCGAGCTTACTCAGCGGCACATCCATATTGGAGTCTGGCATCGCGGCTCTCAGCTCCTCCTTTAACTTAGCAAGGTGATTTAGATTTGAGAGTAAGTGAtattgttggtatccctattacagggtagttagttcgaaccgtagttaacaaagagattaattaaactatataaatatctgcgtagtaagtataaaaaggaggttctaactataggttaggctagctacgataatcgtaaatagggcccttaattagcccctatgcagtcggctatataccgcagtcgaattaaacttttaatttaatactaactttctcttttttttatcgatttaactactatagttagaggtataattcgacctcaggcccgtttactaagtcgtctctttttccttcttttctctactctttttatataacctatccctctatttatataataacttttccgctacttacgaattactctaatcccttatttagtactacttttataaaagtatttacgaagttatttttattattaatttaacggatcttaagtatctcgcgctttttatataattacttaagggctataatattaattataagcctcttttttttcgtcgttcttaatttaacgaagtatttatatagtaagtaggaattagtataaataaccgttaaaataagtagaaggctaatttaattagtaattttctttagtatcgttaaaattatataagagaggttaacgccgttaactatattataaacctccgacgctaatatacttcttattacctatttacttttagttaacgagtagtagattatattattatatataataaattcgctcttacttatactctcgttaactaggataataatatactttaattacgaagtaaggtcgttattattcgtaaataacttattaataaaaacgtagagcttactagttataaagttaattaagtagtaaacgagaccttaattaagattcgtttactactacttaagccgcttattaagtacctcgacgtcttatttagttagatttatagcctatactaccttagcgtaattaaaaattactttaagctaataaatattcgtaatatatacccctcgcgcgagcttagctttatattacttcttaacgttaattatattcggattaacgaggttaatcttctcgccctaccccttttattaaaaaacgacggttttttttttaattataagaatcttattattaaatactaggggggtgtttattataaggacctcttttagctttattacgaagcccgctttttaaagctccttatcctccttttttataaagttaatattgaataggcttaatatattattagtttatattccgacgattttaaattagtcgctttcgtactccgtaactagtaggcacgggtcgtatataaaaataattattaataattaattaatataaaaatcgtaataggtagcttattaataagtgcccgattctacgagcttatataatagcttaagtactttaataatcgtactttctaggtacttactagctatttcttttagtaaataggctaggattttctttataagccctatggccgattaagtatatacctaggtaatattacggctctaaatctcgtatcccttcttttatagcgatactattagtactattattaatcgttagctatagcgctatatagtaagtaattatataaatagcgtcgcctttttaacattactatacccctaaattacgtatttagacttctcgtacggctggggtgttcctttctttttaatcttataaactatttataatttaaatatataaaggtttatatatttttttaagttatataggataaattaatagacccctcgattataaagagtgtttacttcgataagatttaatcccttatatagctttttaatagttataattacgccttctttatatagtttaaccactagcttaaaatcggctttctcttttactatataaaaagtattaattacctcgttattaataataaattgctgcgttagggcttaccgtcgtagtcttttataacgtcttattagtaatattaatacccttttagcaatttcctcttcttcgtcgtttgttagtactactacgacgattttattaaggataatttcttatgcctctattacgggttatatagtttcccctagctcttcttctttttataagttagaaattacctcgttaagatctatatagtacggtctaactactataattaatacttcgagaggctagtcgcgatcttttataactatataaaagcgctcgtcgacggaaattaacttatatagcctagcctattattaagtaatttcgcgctatacttatatatccaaatttagtaatatatttaaattatcccttatattaggcctattatacgtagtaattacctcgttaacttatttttttatacttacctcgcgcaatgcccgtattatttttttaattactcgggctcgttagcttatacttagtaacaatagcgaggctaaagtcgtttttaaatatactctaaatactaatagtattagtataagtccgttaggccttatagtatcgttatagtatttaagtactatctagaggcattcgtcgttaataaaatccggattttcctttttaataa from Colletotrichum lupini chromosome 2, complete sequence carries:
- a CDS encoding cytochrome P450 translates to MDVPLSKLENLPWTLVECLLTYLVRKTPIGMTFADLMMDSKAFPDPRMFDPERWLDSHPLYAQSTKCFFPFGRGHRNCIGLNLAWAEMYVALAKVLRRFDLELYDVIRERDIDHYRDCFLGEPRDDKKGVRVKILRLLD